CTGGGCGCCGATCAACGAGACCGGCAACGTGCTGCACTTCGGCCTCAGCTACCTGGCCTACGACACCGACGACGATACCCTGCGCCTGCGTGCCCGCCCGGACGCCGACCTGACCACCATCCGCCTGATCGACAGCGGCGCCATCACCAATGTCGACGACGTGGGCGTGGCCGGTGCCGAGGCGATGTGGATCACCGGCCCGTTCAAGCTGCAGAGCGAGTACTTCCAGGAAAACGCCAACCGCATCGGCGCCAACGCGCATGACTACAAGAGTGACGGCTGGTACGTCAGCGGCGTCTGGAACATCACCGGCGAAACCTGGGGCTACAAGGCTGGCGTGCCGACCACCCCGCTGCCCAACGAGCCGGCCTCGGGCATGTGGCAGCTGGCGGTGCGCTACGACACCCTGGACCTCAACGACGGCCACCTGGTCTCCAACGGCACCACGCCGTTCGTCGATGGCGTGCTGGGCGGCAAGATGAATGTGTGGACGGTCGGCGCCAACTGGTACTGGCGTTCGAATTTCAAGTTCGCACTGGACTACGCCAAGGTGGAAAGCACCCGCTACAACAGTGCCACCCGTGGCCTGGTCGACGACAACCCGTCGATTATCGAAGCACGCGCGCAGTTCTATTGGTAAGCCATCCGCTGCGCAGTCGACCGGGCGTGCTTGCTGAGCATCCCCGGCACCATCGGGCGCCGCGCTCCATCCGGCAGGCGCCTGCGCCTGCGCGTCACTGCACTGTCATCTCTTCGACACCGCGCGGTCATGCCCCTGCCCTGCAATGGCAGGCCTGCGGGATGTCCTGACCTCAACCCTACTGGAGCTGTTCCGTGATCCATTCCTTCAAGACCCGTCTGGCCGTGGGCGTCCTTGCCGCTTCGCTGGCACTGTGTGCCCAGGCCGCCGATGTCACCGGCGCCGGTGCGTCGTTCATCTACCCGGTGATGTCCAAGTGGTCGGCCGACTACAACACCGCCACCAAGAAGCAGGTCAATTACCAATCGATCGGTTCGGGCGGCGGCATTGCCCAGATCAAGGCAGCCAGCGTGGACTTCGGCTCTTCCGATGCCCCGTTGAAGCCGGAAGAACTGGCCGCTGCCGGGCTGGCGCAGTTTCCGTCGGTGATCGGCGGCGTGGTGCCGGTGGTCAACGTGCCCGGCATCGCCGCCGGCGCGCTCAAGCTCGATGGCAAGACCCTGGGCGACATCTTCCTGGGCAAGGTCAGCACCTGGAACGATCCGGCCATTGCCGCGCTCAACCCGGGCGTGAAGCTCCCCGACGGCAAGATTACCGTGGTGCATCGCTCCGACGGTTCGGGCACCAGCTTCAATTTCACCAACTACCTGTCCAAGGTCAATCCGGACTGGAAGAGCAAGGTCGGCGAAGGCACTGCGGTGCAGTGGCCGACCGGTATCGGCGGCAAGGGCAACGAAGGTGTCGCCGCGTACGTGAAGCAGATCAAGGGCGGCATCGGCTATGTCGAGCTGTCGTACGCGCTGCAGAACAAGATGGCCTACACCGCGATGAAGAACGCTGCCGGCAAGTTCGTGCAGCCGTCCGATGAAACCTTCGCCGCCGCTGCCAACAGCGCCGACTGGGGCACGGCCAAGGATTTCTATCTGGTGATGACCAACGCGGCAGGCGACAACGCCTGGCCAATCACCGCGACCAACTTCATCCTGGTGCAGAAGAGGCCGAAGAACCCGGCCGGCCTGAAGAACACGCTGGACTTCTTCCGCTGGGTCTACACCAAGGGCGACGCGCAGGCCAAGCAACTGGACTACGTGCCGCTGCCGGACACGCTGGTGACCCAGATCGAGGCCTATTGGGCCAAGAACCTGCCCAAGTAACAGCAGACCACAGCAACAGGAATGACGCCGTCTCTCTCCCCGGCGTCGGGACCGGGACGCGGATCCCGGAGGGTACGACGCCCTCCGTGGTCCGCGTCTTTTTTTGTGATGCCTTCGCCAGAAGGCTCTGTCATGCACGTGTAACAAAAACATCATTTCATAGCATGGTCTGCCGGACACCCGGCCAATCCAGCCTCGGAGCTTCCATGAAATTGCAGTCGGCCAGCCTGACCGCCCTGTCCCTCACCATCGCCCTTGCCCTGGCTGCGTGCTCGCCCGGCAAGGACGCGCAGTCCGGCGACGCCGCCAAGGGCGCACCCAGCGCCGGCGCCGCGGCCAGCGACAGCAAGGGCGCCGAGATCTCCGGTGCCGGCGCGTCCTTCATCTACCCGCTGGTGTCCAGGTGGTCGGCCGACTACAACGCCGCCACCGGCAACGAGGTGAACTACCAGTCGATCGGTTCTGGCGGCGGCATCGCGCAGATCAAGGCCGGCACGGTGGATTTCGGTT
The window above is part of the Xanthomonas cassavae CFBP 4642 genome. Proteins encoded here:
- a CDS encoding OprO/OprP family phosphate-selective porin, which translates into the protein MKLAPTLLGSALLLALAAPAAHAEIAIDVIGGSEVSLEGLVQADGNWFHNDVQDLNGPIGANGDNSEFSIRRAELVLKGKGPGNVEWVAGYDPSVLKEVTIRGTTIRSTGRFLDNNIKYKFGGNANNYLQIGQFKQPNSLEELSSTKNNDFVSKASVTNTYGISRRLGVAYGMGDNNWSLTASAFGRELTRNQAHGRGYGARGTWAPINETGNVLHFGLSYLAYDTDDDTLRLRARPDADLTTIRLIDSGAITNVDDVGVAGAEAMWITGPFKLQSEYFQENANRIGANAHDYKSDGWYVSGVWNITGETWGYKAGVPTTPLPNEPASGMWQLAVRYDTLDLNDGHLVSNGTTPFVDGVLGGKMNVWTVGANWYWRSNFKFALDYAKVESTRYNSATRGLVDDNPSIIEARAQFYW
- the pstS gene encoding phosphate ABC transporter substrate-binding protein PstS, with amino-acid sequence MIHSFKTRLAVGVLAASLALCAQAADVTGAGASFIYPVMSKWSADYNTATKKQVNYQSIGSGGGIAQIKAASVDFGSSDAPLKPEELAAAGLAQFPSVIGGVVPVVNVPGIAAGALKLDGKTLGDIFLGKVSTWNDPAIAALNPGVKLPDGKITVVHRSDGSGTSFNFTNYLSKVNPDWKSKVGEGTAVQWPTGIGGKGNEGVAAYVKQIKGGIGYVELSYALQNKMAYTAMKNAAGKFVQPSDETFAAAANSADWGTAKDFYLVMTNAAGDNAWPITATNFILVQKRPKNPAGLKNTLDFFRWVYTKGDAQAKQLDYVPLPDTLVTQIEAYWAKNLPK